The genomic window TGCGTATGGAAAGATCCACATGTAAATATGCCACCGAAGCCGCAAAAAGCAGGAAAAATACAGATGCTAGCATCAATGGCTCAGCAAGCATGAATATGGGGTTGAAATTGTAGTATACCTACCCGATAACAAAAACATGGTTAGAACATGGCCTAGAGCAAGAAATTATTTATAGATTATAAAAGAATAAACATAGACCTAGCTTTGACATGTGCAAATATATCTTGAAAAATAAATCCATGATTTCATAGCATAAAAGGAAGTATGTTATATAGTAGTTGTGGATAGGAAAGTCTATACTTTAGtgttttgaatttctttttcagCTTCTATAAggttaaaaaatgaattaaaattttaactaaatttttattcaaaccTTTGTTCCAAAGTCAAGAACTAAAAATAATTCTTCCCCTCGATCAAACGTGTATTATTAAGCAACCACTAATCGGTTTTATATGCCCGTTACAGAGACGGCGAGAGGGAAAGCATGCAAGTTGAATATGGTTAACAGTGAGGAATATCATCATAATGATACAAGAAAAATGTCAGAATGCCACAATTGCAATTGCTATATGTTGGAAGGCATGCTAGTAAACAATAATGAAAAGGCGAAACATGTTGGAAAGCAACCGATTTTCATAAATATTGAGTGGAAGTAGAAAATAGAGTTAAAATTTGTTTGAGATTACTTTAGAACTCTTGGGAAGCTTTGTTTCTCGGGGTTTCAATTACCAAAGCAGTGTTGTCAATCATGGATCATAGAAAatagcaatttgttcaaattctattACGCTACAATGTTATCTCGCCGCTATAGCTATTATTTGACAATACTTCGTATTAAGTAGTATATTGCTGAGCAATAGTGATTTGTTCGAATTTCTCTACGGAACCAAAGCTTCAAAAAGTTTCAATGGGCTAGATTTTGAAGGGGAGAAAACCAATTTGTAAAGCTTTACCTAAAATCACGAGCAAACAAAGCCATAATATTGTGAAACAGGATAAATAAACAAATCCATGCCAAACCAAATTTTCCATATGCAATCAGACCTCCATCCATTTGCATATTGCTTAAAGGTCTCATTTATTAACTGTCATCATTAAGAATTTACTCTtctaaatatataatgaaaaggGCATAAGCAGAGTATAACTCAATGATTTCCATCGCATCAACATATGCAAATAAACAGCATTTTTGTCTGCATTCAAAACCGGTTTTAGAAAGttatcttagaattgagtttggtgATTGATACCTGGAAAGGGATGTTATGCTCAGGAacaacatttttcttttctagaACCACTACAGTCCTTCCCACAATGTCAAGGTATGAATACTTAGTCTGCAAAAGTTCaaatataaaaacattttaGCTGCCATACTATAAAGATAATAAATGAAATTTAGCACTAGAACTAGCACAACCAACTATACCCggagaagaaaaataaaacatctGGGCAAAATCAAAAGTTGTGTATATAGTTTAAAACTTGCTACATAAACACATTTACAGAATGCATGCAAACAGATAAGAGGCACCCTTTTGTTTAAACTTTTAATAAGGTTATTTTAAAGTTGTGTAAAAAAGTGATTTACCTCTTGGAGATTAAACAAAAACTAttattcatttaattatataaaccacttttaattttaaaatgtgttGGAGACAATTGCAGGTCATTTTTAGAAGTTACtcctaaaaataatcagaaatcTTTTTATCCAGTTCTAATTTTTTCAGGAAAAAGACTTGGAACAAAACAttctaaaaaattaattgattttttccAGATTctaatttttatcttttttgttgAGAAGTTACTCATcaaattcttaatttttcaaaagcttAAACAAAACATTGTTTGTGTGATAGGCCCCAGCTTACTGAAGAATTGCCACAACAGCAGCTGATTCACAATGTAACCAGTGGACCCAAGCCTTGGATAGTGTATTCTAGAAGAAAGGGTAAAATGGGTAATAGTGACTAGTTAGTTACATTGAGGTGACATGCCTAAGAGTGAGGAGAGCACTCTGTTATTCCTTTCCATGATATAAGGAGCAGGTGGGGGAATTGTAAGGGATATATTGGATTATTGTATTATTCTAGAATGGATAGGAGTACTAACTTCCTATTAGGAGCTCAGCTCTTGTCAGGACTAGGGATTGAGAATACCCTTTTTCTGTACTTGTTCCATTGTTTTCAGTATTAATAAAACTCTCTATTTACTTTCTTTGTTCTGTTTTCACTGTTATATTGCTGAATATCATATTGGTACGAATCATTGTGCAGTTGAAACAAAGAGGTTGAGTATGCAGTATTATCCCAAGAAAACATTACCTCTAGATGTTGATCTACTTGAAAAGGAATCACGGCTGCAGGATCTTTGGATCCCTCTGGAAGCACAACCTAAATTAAATAGTTCAAAAAGGATAAATTTAAACTCCACTATTGCATGCCGATGAAACCAAAGGGCTTAAATTTTACTTGAGAAGTACAGTAATAAATAACAATGCAAATCACACCTACTTTTATAATCAATTTGTCAACCACTGTGTCAGAAAGAGGGCAACCATAAGTGAAGTTGAGGTATCTTTTGCCATCCGGAGACTCAAAAAGGAAGTCTTGCAATGGTAGCCCATAACCGATGAGAAAGGTGGATTTCCAGCCTCCAAATAGAGGATACCGAGGTTCAAATTCAAGTTCTGACTGTGATTAATAAAAATGTAAAGAAGTCAGATTAAAAATcctgacaaaataaaatatagattATGCAAAATAGATTCATCATTTTGTTGGTCAAGACTCGAGACTATTGTCCTTCCTAGGTGAATTCTGGACTCTACAAAGCTAGTAGTATGATATTTTCCCTATAACATTTCATTAACTTAGAAACATGCCATGCTACAAGAAATCATCGCATGTATACGTCTATTATTATCCACTCACTATGTTGTCAATGGCATCCAATAATACATAACCATAGATCAAATAATGAAGATTAATTACACTCATGTTAACAAGAATGACATTAATATTTATGAGTGCTATTGCTTGctcccaaaagaaaaaaaaaaagggagaaATAGAAAAGTAATGGTGCACGTGATTTTAAAGAAAGAGATACAAGTGAATTTGAATGGTTACTCTAAGTCAGGTGAGAGGTGTGAGAAAATACATGTTATTTTAAGACCCAAATGATATATCTCACCTTTAGAAAATCTTTACGTAAATGTGAAGAGGAAATATTCCCTATTTCATCCCGGTAGTATACTGAGTGAACCCTAGGGGGTAGTTTTGCAAGAAGATGTTTAAATGACGAAACACCACTAGCACCTGATCTAGTTTGATATTCAACCCTGTCAACAGAGATAACCacaattttacattaaaaaaaaaaactttaaatgaaTGGAGAAATATTACAAAGAATTCAGAAGAATGAAAAAGATAGCAAATATACCTTGAAAAGACACCTTTGTGTCTAGCACCAGCATGAGTCAGCCTATATCGTTCTATGACTTGTATGCTTCCCCAGTGAGATATTTCAATTTCACGTTCTAGCTCCTCAACAACAGCGAAGGGATTGTTATTCTCAAAATGAACAAGTACAGGAGAATATGAATACGGGGTATGATCGTCATATGGCCCGTATTTCAGCTCTGTACCAGCACGTTTAGTGGGCTCCACTACTGTGAATGATTCAACCCGAGAGCTTGGTGTCTTGATGAAAGTTGTTTGTTGCTTGACATGATAGGGAGACAATAATATTGCACTATCACGGAAATAGACCAACTGCGACTCTGACTGACTTATTTCTACTGGGAAAGGTTCCAGAGAATGTGTCAAGATGTAAAGCACCTCAAGTGTTGTCGTTTCACCTTTACCAAGTGGAGTTAACAAGGTTACAGAGAAAAATTTAGTTCCATTCGGTCCATCAGGTGGCCCAACAGGTTTAACATCAAGAGGAACGTAagtcttcttcttcctctttccAGTTGTTACGGCAGCTTTGACTACTGCTAGATGTTCGGCTTCAGCAGGTGAAAAAGCAAGGCGTACTTCTGAAGTAGGAGAAGTGCCTAAGTTTTCAACCTGAAAGGAAAACTCTATGAAACACAGGATCTCCATATTTGTAATAGATGCTTTAATGGTTAAAAttattgggaaaaaaaatagagcaaaaaataatttaagggAAAAATGGGCAAAACAAATACTGATTTGTTGGTCtaataatccaaaaaaaattacatgaacTTTGATAGAAATGTGGATCAAGTGGGCCTTAATTTTGGCACGAAACGAAGAGATGGAAGAACGACGAGCGAAGGGACTCTGTTTCAAGTGTGGGGGCAAATTTCACCCTACTCTACACAAGTGCCCTGAGAAATCGTTGCGTTTGCTGATATTGGGGGAAGGTGAAACACTGAACAATGAAGGAGAAATTGTAGCTCTGGAGGTTGAAGACGAAGAGGATGAAGAGGAATTGGAGGCTGAATGCAAGCTAATTGGGGTTTTAGGCAAAATGGGAGAATGTAACACTATGAAATTGGAAGCCAGATTAGCCAGTGTTGACATTGAGGTGTTGGTGGATAGTGGGGCTAGCCACAGTTTTATTTCTCCTGCCCTAACTACTGCTTTGAGTTTGAAGGTAACTCCTACCACTGTTAAGAAGATCAAATTGGGGGATGGCCATAGGGTGATGTCTGAAGGTATTTGTAAGGGAATTAAATTGACTCTTGGATCAAAGGTTTTTGAAGTGGATGCATTAGTTCTGGAGCCGGGAGGATTAGACATGGTTCTGGGAATACCTTGGCTAAGTACTCTTGGAATGGTTGTTATGGATTGGAAAGACCTATCTATGCAGTTCTGGCATAAAGGTGAGATGGTGACCCTACATGGTCAAGGGAGTGGACAGTTGCAGCAGGGGTGCCTAAATTCATTTTTAGGAGGTGGAGAGAACAAATGGAATTGTGATGAGTGGTGGACTCAATTGGAGAAGGAGGAAAAGACTGTTGAAGCTGGACAACAAGGTATGAAGGGAGTGTTGAAGTTATTCCCAGAGGTTTTTAAAGAAAAACTGACACTACCACCAATCAAAAAACAGGTTCACAAGATTACTTTGCTGTCCAATCATGGTCCTGTGAATGTCAGACCTTACAAATATCCCCACCATCAGAAAGCTGAGATAGAAAAACAAGTTGCTGGGTTGTTGCAGGCTGGAGTTATAAGACCAAGCATGAGTGCCTTTTCTAGTCCAGTAATTCTGGTTAAAAAGAAAGACCATACAAGAAAGAACACGATTTACAAATATGCAAAGCGACGACAATGACACAAAAAAGAGTAATAGTATGGAGGTGTTACCTTCAATGTCAAGTACACCTTAATAATGTG from Trifolium pratense cultivar HEN17-A07 linkage group LG1, ARS_RC_1.1, whole genome shotgun sequence includes these protein-coding regions:
- the LOC123919547 gene encoding dolichyl-diphosphooligosaccharide--protein glycosyltransferase subunit 1B; this translates as MAMEPLLRIGVLFLFLHLSVLVNSSPSHHLQIINAERRIDLTSHIIKVYLTLKVENLGTSPTSEVRLAFSPAEAEHLAVVKAAVTTGKRKKKTYVPLDVKPVGPPDGPNGTKFFSVTLLTPLGKGETTTLEVLYILTHSLEPFPVEISQSESQLVYFRDSAILLSPYHVKQQTTFIKTPSSRVESFTVVEPTKRAGTELKYGPYDDHTPYSYSPVLVHFENNNPFAVVEELEREIEISHWGSIQVIERYRLTHAGARHKGVFSRVEYQTRSGASGVSSFKHLLAKLPPRVHSVYYRDEIGNISSSHLRKDFLKSELEFEPRYPLFGGWKSTFLIGYGLPLQDFLFESPDGKRYLNFTYGCPLSDTVVDKLIIKVVLPEGSKDPAAVIPFQVDQHLETKYSYLDIVGRTVVVLEKKNVVPEHNIPFQVYYNFNPIFMLAEPLMLASVFFLLFAASVAYLHVDLSIRKS